From Camelina sativa cultivar DH55 chromosome 7, Cs, whole genome shotgun sequence, one genomic window encodes:
- the LOC104703318 gene encoding protein SOMBRERO-like, translated as MEIGSSSTVAGGGQLSVPPGFRFHPTEEELLYYYLKKKVSYEPIDLDVIREVDLNKLEPWELKEKCRIGSGPQNEWYFFSHKDKKYPTGTRTNRATAAGFWKATGRDKSIHLNSSKKIGLRKTLVFYTGRAPHGQKTEWIMHEYRLDDNENEIQEDGWVVCRVFKKKNHFRGFHQEQDQDHHHQYISTNNDHDHHHHIESNSNNHSSLIPHPLDHHHHQIGRQIHMPLHGFANTLSHGSMHLPQLFSPDSAAAAAAAAAATQPFVSSINTTDIECSQNLLRLTSNNNYGGDWSFLDKLLTTTNMNQQQQQQQVQNHQAKCFGDLSNNDNNDQAVVTHEHLGNSNGGSSSSPVNQRFPFHYLGNDANLLKFPK; from the exons GACAGCTTTCAGTGCCTCCAGGATTCCGGTTTCATCCAACGGAGGAGGAGCTTCTTTACTATTACCTTAAGAAGAAGGTCTCTTATGAACCAATTGATTTGGATGTTATTAGAGAAGTCGATCTCAACAAGCTGGAACCTTGGGAGCttaaag AGAAATGCAGAATCGGGTCGGGTCCTCAAAACGAGTGGTATTTCTTTAGCCACAAGGACAAGAAATATCCGACTGGGACCCGAACGAACCGGGCGACTGCAGCCGGGTTCTGGAAAGCTACGGGTAGAGACAAATCCATACATCTCAACAGCTCCAAGAAGATTGGACTTCGTAAGACTCTTGTCTTCTACACTGGTCGTGCTCCTCATGGCCAAAAAACCGAATGGATCATGCATGAATATCGCCTAGACGATAACGAAAACGAAATCCAG GAAGATGGGTGGGTTGTATGCAGAgtgttcaagaagaagaatcatttcAGAGGATTCCACCAAgaacaagatcaagatcatcatcaccaataCATAAGCACCAACAATGATCATGATCACCATCATCACATTGAATCAAATTCAAACAATCATTCTTCTTTGATCCCACATCCtctggatcatcatcatcatcaaattggACGACAAATCCACATGCCATTACATGGGTTTGCAAACACTCTGAGCCATGGCTCAATGCATCTCCCTCAGCTCTTTAGCCCTGACTCAGCTGCAGCAGCTGCAGCGGCAGCAGCAGCAACTCAACCGTTTGTGTCGTCAATCAATACAACGGATATTGAATGTTCACAGAATCTACTGAGGCTGACTTCTAACAACAACTATGGTGGAGACTGGTCGTTTCTGGACAAGCTTCTTACTACAACCAACATGAatcagcaacagcagcagcagcaagtgCAGAACCATCAAGCAAAATGTTTTGGTGACTTGAGTAACAACGATAATAACGACCAGGCTGTTGTTACTCATGAACATTTGGGTAACAGCAATGGTGGTTCGTCTTCATCTCCGGTTAATCAAAGGTTTCCGTTTCACTACTTGGGAAACGATGCTAATCTTCTCAAGTTCCCAAAGTAG